In Oryza brachyantha chromosome 2, ObraRS2, whole genome shotgun sequence, a single window of DNA contains:
- the LOC102707559 gene encoding tyrosine-sulfated glycopeptide receptor 1-like, producing MQPLHFSNKNYSNRFPITSLGHALVLLLFLASPTSSCTEQESNSLVQFLAGLSKDGGLGMSWKNGVDCCAWEGITCNPNRMVTDVLLASRGLEGIISPSLGNLTGLVRLNLSYNSLSGGIPLELVSSSSIMVLDVSFNYLTGGLSELLPSSTPDRPLQVLNISSNLLTGKFPSRTWEVMKSLVAINASNNSFTGQIPTSFCVGAPFFALLDLSYNQFSGGIPAGLGNCSKLAVLRTGKNNLNGTLPYELFNVTSLKHLSFPNNRLEESINGITKLINLVTLDLGGNKLIGSIPHSIGQLKRLEELHLNSNNMSGELPSTLSDCTNLVTIDLKSNSFSGDLAKVNFSTLPNLNVLDVSWNNFSGTVPESIYSCSNLIALRLSYNGFHGQLSERISNLHNLSFLSLVNISLTNITRTFEILQSCRNLTALLIGRNFKHEAMPEGDIIDGFENLQVLSLANCMLSGRIPHWLSKFTNLAVLFLFNNQLTGQIPDWISSLNFLFYLDVSNNSLSGELPKALMEIPMFKTDYVAPKVFELPVFIAPLLQYRITSAFPKMLNLGINNFTGVIPKEIGQLKALLLLNLSSNKFSGEIPESICNITNLQVLDISSNNLTGTIPEALNKLHFLSAFNVSSNDLEGSIPTVGQLSTFPSSSFDGNPKLCGPMLVHRCDSPKTSYISKRRHKKAAILALAFGVFFGGITIMFLLVRLLVLLRGKNFMTRNDAAEEPLSNMNSERTLVVMPHSKEGQSKLTFTDLLKATKNFDRENIIGCGGYGLVYKAELSDGSMVAIKKLNSDMCLMDREFSAEVEALSMAQHDNLVPLWGYCIQGNSRLLIYSYMENGSLDDWLHNRNDDDDDASSFLDWPMRLKIAQGASRGISYIHDVCKPQIVHRDIKCSNILLDKEFKAHVADFGLSRLILPNRTHVTTELVGTLGYIPPEYGQAWVATLRGDIYSFGVVLLELLTGRRPVQVLSRSKELVEWVQEMISEGKQIEVLDPTLRGTGHDGQMLKVLEVACQCVNHIPGIRPTIQESCGQDR from the exons ATGCAGCCCCTCCATTTCTCAAACAAGAACTACAGCAACAGATTTCCCATAACTTCTCTTGGCCATGCTCTAGTGCTGCTGCTCTTCTTGGCCTCTCCTACCAGTTCTTGCACTGAGCAAGAGAGCAACTCCCTTGTCCAGTTTCTAGCTGGGCTCTCAAAGGATGGTGGCCTGGGCATGTCATGGAAGAATGGTGTGGATTGCTGTGCATGGGAAGGGATCACCTGCAACCCAAATAGGATGGTTACTGATGTGCTTCTGGCTTCTAGAGGCCTTGAGGGGATCATCTCACCTTCCCTTGGCAACCTCACAGGCTTGGTGCGCCTCAACTTGTCATACAACTCGCTGTCCGGTGGCATACCACTGGAATTGGTTTCATCCAGCAGCATCATGGTCCTTGATGTCAGTTTTAACTACCTCACAGGAGGCCTGAGTGAGTTGCTGCCATCTTCAACCCCTGACCGGCCTCTGCAGGTATTGAACATCTCGAGCAACTTGCTAACAGGAAAATTTCCATCAAGAACATGGGAGGTGATGAAGAGTCTTGTGGCGATCAACGCCAGCAACAACAGCTTTACTGGGCAGATACCAACTTCGTTCTGTGTCGGTGCACCGTTCTTTGCCTTGCTTGATCTTAGTTATAACCAATTCAGTGGAGGCATCCCTGCAGGGCTTGGTAATTGCTCCAAGTTGGCAGTGCTCAGAACTGGCAAGAACAATCTCAACGGGACTCTTCCATATGAGCTCTTCAATGTTACCTCTTTGAAGCACCTCTCTTTTCCTAACAATCGGTTAGAAGAATCGATCAATGGCATCACGAAGCTCATAAATTTGGTCACCCTCGATCTTGGAGGAAATAAGCTCATTGGCAGCATTCCACATTCCATAGGACAGCTCAAGAGATTGGAGGAGCTCCATCTGAACAGCAACAACATGTCTGGGGAGCTGCCATCAACTTTGAGTGACTGCACGAACCTTGTAACCATTGACCTCAAGAGCAACAGCTTCAGTGGGGATCTCGCCAAGGTCAACTTCTCCACACTGCCCAATCTGAATGTTTTAGACGTCAGTTGGAACAATTTTTCTGGAACAGTTCCAGAAAGCATCTACTCATGCAGCAATCTAATTGCATTACGGCTGTCTTACAATGGGTTCCATGGCCAGTTGTCAGAGAGAATAAGCAACCTGCATAACCTCTCTTTTCTATCACTTGTTAATATCTCTCTTACTAATATTACAAGAACATTTGAGATACTTCAGAGTTGCAGGAACCTCACTGCCTTACTCATTGGCCGCAACTTCAAGCATGAAGCCATGCCAGAGGGTGATATAATTGATGGTTTTGAGAATCTTCAGGTCCTTTCCCTGGCCAATTGTATGTTGTCTGGAAGAATACCACATTGGTTATCAAAGTTTACAAATTTGgcagtgttatttttattcaaCAATCAACTTACTGGACAAATACCAGATTGGATAAGCAGTCTAAACTTCCTCTTCTATCTAGATGTGTCAAACAACAGCCTTTCTGGAGAACTTCCGAAAGCCTTAATGGAGATACCAATGTTCAAAACAGATTATGTTGCACCAAAGGTCTTTGAGCTGCCTGTTTTTATAGCTCCATTACTTCAATACCGAATAACCAGTGCTTTCCCCAAAATGCTGAATCTAggcatcaataacttcactgGGGTCATCCCGAAGGAGATTGGTCAGTTGAAGGCACTTCTTTTACTCAATTTGAGCTCCAACAAATTTTCCGGAGAGATACCAGAATCAATCTGCAACATCACAAACCTGCAGGTGCTTGACATATCAAGCAATAATCTCACTGGTACAATCCCTGAAGCGCTCAACAAACTGCACTTTCTTTCAGCATTTAATGTTTCTAGTAATGACCTAGAAGGATCAATTCCAACGGTAGGCCAACTTAGCACCTTTCCAAGTTCTAGCTTTGATGGCAATCCAAAATTGTGTGGCCCTATGCTTGTACACCGTTGTGATTCACCTAAAACATCATATATCTCCAAAAGGCGACATAAGAAGGCAGCTATCTTAGCACTTGCatttggtgtattttttggagGAATCACCATCATGTTCTTGCTAGTTCGTCTCCTTGTCTTGTTAAGGGGAAAGAATTTCATGACCAGAAATGATGCCGCAGAAGAACCATTGTCCAACATGAATTCAGAGCGAACTTTGGTGGTGATGCCACACAGCAAGGAAGGGCAAAGCAAGCTCACATTCACTGATCTTCTGAAGGCTACCAAAAACTTCGACCGAGAGAACATCATCGGTTGTGGGGGTTACGGATTAGTATACAAAGCTGAGTTATCTGATGGATCAATGGTTGCTATCAAGAAGCTCAATAGTGACATGTGTCTCATGGACAGGGAATTCAGTGCAGAGGTTGAGGCCCTCTCCATGGCACAGCATGACAATCTTGTGCCGCTGTGGGGTTATTGCATCCAGGGAAATTCAAGGTTGCTCATATATTCCTACATGGAGAATGGTAGCCTGGATGATTGGCTTCATAACAggaatgatgatgatgatgatgccagCTCATTTCTTGACTGGCCAATGCGACTCAAGATCGCACAAGGAGCAAGCCGGGGCATATCTTACATCCATGATGTCTGCAAGCCTCAAATAGTCCACCGTGACATCAAGTGCAGCAATATTTTACTTGACAAAGAATTCAAAGCTCACGTTGCAGATTTTGGGCTATCAAGGTTGATCCTTCCAAACAGAACCCATGTCACAACAGAGCTAGTCGGCACTCTCGGTTATATCCCCCCGGAGTACGGACAGGCGTGGGTGGCCACACTGAGAGGCGACATTTACAGCTTCGGTGTAGTCCTGCTCGAGCTGCTCACGGGGAGGCGGCCCGTTCAGGTCTTGTCTAGATCAAAAGAACTCGTTGAGTGGGTGCAGGAGATGATATCTGAAGGGAAGCAGATTGAGGTCCTGGATCCAACCCTCCGAGGCACAGGACATGATGGGCAGATGCTGAAGGTGCTTGAAGTTGCGTGCCAGTGTGTCAACCATATTCCAGGAATTCGACCAACTATACAAGAG AGTTGCGGCCAAGACCGATGA